In Brienomyrus brachyistius isolate T26 chromosome 3, BBRACH_0.4, whole genome shotgun sequence, the following proteins share a genomic window:
- the adck2 gene encoding uncharacterized aarF domain-containing protein kinase 2: MKIVIFKGKDHTTITIMYFKLAAFSGRRFLVNLKCTVKKVKMPHLVTFRSASFQPCQRGSMLIKVPLAGLLCWGTVNVASCQEVLAPQQRKFVVKVRIDRIGFALRVGLRSLVLLLKFSPLLLLYPLCLFSWRLRGLWLDALLWVTETSGPTFIKLGQWASTRRDLFSPEFCDRFSKLHVRVPAHSWTHTQRCLNRAFGDTWRQLFVFQNREPVGSGCVAQVYRAMARVDRMENPAFHQWLEQLEGQDLLEAWEIPGLSGVLALLLGRGRDVGDELREAETQSGQGERGPDLAGNPLMPVAIKVLHPGIKGRVQVDLLLMHVASRLLSLLPGLRWLSLPEVVQEFEKLMTKQIDLRYEAENFERFQVNFQNVDAVRFPTPLRPFVTRDVLVETFEESEPISSFLGQEVPEDVKRKIARMGVDALLKMVFVDNFVHGDLHPGNILVQGDGGPPPPGTMALTDLCDTVVVTVRPSGPPMRLVLLDAGIVSWLSDGDLRNFRAVFTAVVHRQGEKVAELILTHARASKCTDVPRFKQEMAALVNEALSHTLSLGKVQVGDLLTRVFKLLMAHKVKLESNFASIVFAIIVLEGLGRSLDPNLDILEIAKPLLLRNAASLI; encoded by the exons ATGAAGATAGTCATTTTCAAAGGAAAGGACCATACAACAATTACAATCATGTACTTTAAGTTGGCTGCTTTCAGTGGCAGAAGATTTTTGGTCAATCTAAAATGTACTGTAAAAAAAGTCAAAATGCCTCATTTGGTAACCTTTAGATCAGCGTCCTTCCAGCCCTGTCAGAGGGGGTCCATGTTGATTAAGGTGCCTTTGGCTGGCTTGCTTTGTTGGGGCACAGTGAATGTGGCCAGCTGCCAGGAGGTCCTGGCCCCTCAGCAGAGAAAGTTTGTAGTTAAGGTGCGGATTGACCGGATAGGCTTTGCCTTGCGTGTGGGTCTCCGCTCCCTGGTCCTTCTACTTAAGTTCAGCCCGCTACTGCTGTTGTACCCGCTGTGCCTGTTCTCATGGCGGCTTCGCGGGCTCTGGCTAGACGCCCTGCTCTGGGTCACAGAAACCTCTGGGCCCACCTTCATTAAACTAGGCCAGTGGGCCAGCACCCGGCGTGACCTCTTCTCCCCAGAGTTCTGCGATCGCTTTTCCAAGCTGCATGTACGTGTTCCGGCTCACTCCTGGACCCACACCCAGCGCTGCCTAAACCGGGCCTTTGGCGACACCTGGAGGCAgctgtttgtctttcagaaTCGGGAGCCTGTGGGCTCAGGCTGCGTGGCCCAGGTCTACAGGGCCATGGCCCGAGTGGACCGTATGGAGAACCCAGCGTTCCACCAGTGGCTGGAGCAGCTGGAGGGGCAGGACCTTCTGGAAGCCTGGGAGATCCCTGGGCTCAGTGGAGTGCTGGCGCTCCTTTTGGGGCGTGGAAGGGATGTGGGGGATGAGCTCAGAGAAGCAGAGACCCAGAGTGGGCAAGGAGAACGGGGACCCGACCTGGCTGGAAACCCTCTTATGCCAGTGGCTATCAAG GTGCTCCACCCAGGCATCAAGGGCCGGGTGCAGGTGGACTTGCTCCTCATGCATGTGGCCAGCCGGCTTCTCTCACTCCTGCCAGGACTCAGGTGGCTCAGCCTGCCAGAGGTGGTGCAGGAGTTTGAGAAGCTGATGACCAAGCAG ATCGACCTTCGGTATGAGGCAGAGAACTTTGAGCGATTCCAAGTCAACTTTCAAAACGTGGATGCAGTGAGGTTCCCGACACCCCTGAGGCCATTTGTCACAAGGGATGTTTTGGTGGAAACATTTGAG GAGAGCGAGCCCATTTCAAGCTTCCTGGGTCAGGAGGTGCCAGAGGATGTCAAGCGGAAGATAGCCCGGATGGGAGTCGACGCCCTTCTGAAGATG gtgtttgtggatAACTTTGTACATGGGGACCTACACCCAGGGAACATCCTGGTACAGGGCGATGGGGGACCGCCTCCCCCAGGCACGATGGCACTGACGGATCTGTGCGACACGGTGGTGGTGACCGTGAGGCCGTCCGGGCCACCCATGCGCCTGGTTCTGCTGGACGCTGGCATTGTCTCATGGCTCTCAGATGGGGACCTTCGCAACTTCCGTGCCGTCTTCACGGCTGTGGTCCACCGTCAG GGCGAGAAGGTGGCTGAGCTGATTCTTACCCACGCCAGGGCGAGCAAGTGCACCGATGTTCCCAGGTTCAAACAGGAGATGGCAGCACTGGTGAATGAGGCCCTTAGCCACACACTTTCTCTAGGGAAG GTGCAAGTGGGTGATCTGCTCACCAGAGTTTTTAAGCTGTTGATGGCCCACAAG GTGAAGCTGGAAAGCAACTTTGCTTCcattgtgtttgccatcatagtGTTGGAGGGGTTGGGGAGGTCCCTGGATCCCAACCTGGATATTCTGGAGATCGCTAAGCCCCTGCTTCTGAGGAATGCTGCTTCTCTCATCTGA
- the LOC125738425 gene encoding SRSF protein kinase 2-like isoform X2, producing MSSRKVMAIQARKRRPKGKKDKALHHRRPDTQPKVPLVVPPPPPPPEPAAPPEPEEEILGSDDEEQEDPADYCKGGYHPVKIGDLFNGRYHVIRKLGWGHFSTVWLCLDIQGKRFVAMKVVKSAQHYTETALDEIKLLRCVRESDPSDSNKDMVVQLIDDFKISGVNGTHVCMVFEVLGHHLLKWIIKSNYQGLPLPCVKSIIRQVLQGLDYLHRKCKIIHTDIKPENILMCVDDAFIRRMAVEATEWQRAGAPPPSGSAVSTAPQLRTVGKISKNKKKKLKKKQRRQAELLERRLLEIEALEREAEQLRGESGVVATADSEEEDEEEEVEEAEEDEEEEGDRERTRHALLTNHTCAALDYRQPLQDLCGAEGPEDGDTAEREPPPKPEGRPRVEEIAAQEKEVGEDQNVDQERRKVKAESKEPVEKESLNEETVSEEEKTESKNDKEKEEEDDDEDEEEDEEDDDEDDDDEDEEEEAEKGGEEEGPKANGHVVLEAEEVVCPLVESELSITDRDVSLSCSYDLFNGETPGIVNGAQHRGTSPRYPELPQDPLPSGEIPLHSAPADRSRTVSSSSTGDAPKDQPHTPHRHVAKAKARAADLLVNPLDPRNADNLRVKIADLGNACWVHKHFTEDIQTRQYRSIEVLVGAGYSTPADIWSTACMAFELATGDYLFEPHSGEDYSRDEDHIAHIIELLGCIPRQFALSGKYSREFFNRRGELRHITKLKPWSLFDVLVEKYGWAHEDAAHFTHFLLPMLEMVPEKRATAGECLMHPWLTS from the exons GCCAGATACTCAGCCAAAGGTTCCCTTGGTGGTCCCACCTCCGCCGCCACCACCAGAGCCTGCGGCCCCCCCAGAGCCGGAGGAGGAGATCCTGGGATCTGACGATGAGGAGCAGGAGGACCCTGCAGACTACTGCAAAG GGGGGTACCATCCGGTAAAGATCGGGGACCTGTTCAATGGACGGTACCATGTGATCCGCAAGCTCGGCTGGGGCCACTTCTCCACCGTGTGGCTGTGCTTGGACATCCA AGGAAAGCGCTTTGTGGCCATGAAGGTGGTGAAGAGTGCTCAACATTACACTGAGACAGCGCTGGACGAGATCAAGCTGTTGCGATGT GTCAGGGAGAGTGACCCCAGTGACTCCAACAAGGACATGGTGGTACAGCTAATAGACGACTTCAAAATCTCTGGAGTCAATGGAACTC ATGTGTGCATGGTGTTTGAAGTGTTGGGTCACCACCTGCTCAAATGGATCATCAAGTCCAACTACCAGGGTCTGCCGCTGCCATGTGTAAAGAGCATTATCCGGCAG gtgcTGCAGGGACTGGACTACCTTCACAGAAAGTGCAAGATCATCCACACAGACATCAAGCCCGAGAACATCCTCATGTGCGTGGATGATGCTTTTATCCGCAGGATGGCCGTGGAGGCCACCGAGTGGCAGAGGGCTGGGGCGCCCCCTCCCTCTGGCTCCGCAG TCAGCACTGCTCCCCAGCTGAGGACA GTGGGAAAGATTTCCaagaataagaagaagaagctgAAGAAGAAGCAGAGGAGACAGGCCGAGCTGCTGGAGCGCCGCCTGCTGGAGATCGAGGCCTTGGAACGCGAGGCCGAGCAGCTGAGGGGAGAGTCTGGTGTGGTCGCCACCGCCGACAGcgaagaggaggatgaggaggaggaggttgaAGAGgcggaggaggacgaggaggaggaaggggacAGGGAACGGACAAGACATGCCCTGCTAACTAACCACACCT GCGCAGCACTGGATTACCGGCAGCCTCTGCAGGACCTATGTGGTGCTGAGGGGCCTGAGGACGGGGACACCGCAGAGAGAGAGCCCCCACCCAAGCCCGAAGGCAGACCCAGAGTGGAAGAAATAGCGGCGCAGGAGAAAGAGGTGGGCGAAGATCAAAACGTGGACCAGGAGAGAAGGAAGGTAAAGGCGGAGAGCAAGGAGCCTGTGGAGAAAGAAAGTCTGAATGAAGAGACAGTGAGCGAGGAAGAGAAGACGGAGAGCAAGAATGACAAAGAGAAAGAGGAAGAAGATGATGACGAGGATGAAGAAGAGGACGAagaagatgatgatgaggatgatgatgatgaagatgaagaagaagaggctgagaaaggaggagaggaggaAGGTCCAAAAGCAAATGGGCATGTAGTGCTGGAGGCTGAAGAGGTAgtgtgccccctggtggagtCGGAGCTTAGTATAACGGACAGGGATGTGTCCTTGAGCTGCTCCTATGACCTCTTTAATGGGGAAACTCCAGGGATTGTCAATGGGGCGCAGCACAGAGGTACCAGCCCTCGTTACCCAGAGCTGCCCCAGGACCCCTTACCCAGTGGGGAAATCCCTCTGCACAGCGCTCCTGCTGACCGCAGCCGTACTGTGTCCTCCTCAAGCACTGGGGACGCCCCCAAAGATCAGCCTCACACACCTCATCGACATGTTGCCAAAG CCAAGGCTCGTGCAGCAGATCTGCTGGTGAACCCTCTGGACCCCCGAAATGCTGACAACCTGAGAGTAAAGATTGCAGACCTTGGCAACGCCTGCTGGGTG CATAAACACTTTACTGAGGACATCCAGACACGGCAGTATCGCTCCATCGAGGTCCTGGTTGGGGCAGGCTACAGCACCCCCGCTGACATCTGGAGCACCGCTTGCATG GCATTCGAGCTCGCCACTGGAGACTATCTATTTGAACCACACTCTGGGGAGGACTATTCCCGGGATGAAG ACCACATAGCTCACATCATTGAGCTGTTGGGCTGCATCCCAAGACAATTTGCACTTTCCGGAAAATATTCCCGGGAATTCTTCAACCGGAGAG GGGAGCTGAGGCACATCACCAAGCTGAAACCCTGGTCATTGTTTGATGTGCTGGTGGAGAAGTATGGCTGGGCCCACGAAGATGCGGCCCACTTCACCCACTTCCTCCTGCCCATGCTGGAAATGGTCCCAGAGAAAAGAGCCACTGCTGGGGAGTGCCTCATGCACCCCTGGCTCACCTCGTAG
- the LOC125738425 gene encoding SRSF protein kinase 2-like isoform X1 yields the protein MEMMLRTVMAIQARKRRPKGKKDKALHHRRPDTQPKVPLVVPPPPPPPEPAAPPEPEEEILGSDDEEQEDPADYCKGGYHPVKIGDLFNGRYHVIRKLGWGHFSTVWLCLDIQGKRFVAMKVVKSAQHYTETALDEIKLLRCVRESDPSDSNKDMVVQLIDDFKISGVNGTHVCMVFEVLGHHLLKWIIKSNYQGLPLPCVKSIIRQVLQGLDYLHRKCKIIHTDIKPENILMCVDDAFIRRMAVEATEWQRAGAPPPSGSAVSTAPQLRTVGKISKNKKKKLKKKQRRQAELLERRLLEIEALEREAEQLRGESGVVATADSEEEDEEEEVEEAEEDEEEEGDRERTRHALLTNHTCAALDYRQPLQDLCGAEGPEDGDTAEREPPPKPEGRPRVEEIAAQEKEVGEDQNVDQERRKVKAESKEPVEKESLNEETVSEEEKTESKNDKEKEEEDDDEDEEEDEEDDDEDDDDEDEEEEAEKGGEEEGPKANGHVVLEAEEVVCPLVESELSITDRDVSLSCSYDLFNGETPGIVNGAQHRGTSPRYPELPQDPLPSGEIPLHSAPADRSRTVSSSSTGDAPKDQPHTPHRHVAKAKARAADLLVNPLDPRNADNLRVKIADLGNACWVHKHFTEDIQTRQYRSIEVLVGAGYSTPADIWSTACMAFELATGDYLFEPHSGEDYSRDEDHIAHIIELLGCIPRQFALSGKYSREFFNRRGELRHITKLKPWSLFDVLVEKYGWAHEDAAHFTHFLLPMLEMVPEKRATAGECLMHPWLTS from the exons GCCAGATACTCAGCCAAAGGTTCCCTTGGTGGTCCCACCTCCGCCGCCACCACCAGAGCCTGCGGCCCCCCCAGAGCCGGAGGAGGAGATCCTGGGATCTGACGATGAGGAGCAGGAGGACCCTGCAGACTACTGCAAAG GGGGGTACCATCCGGTAAAGATCGGGGACCTGTTCAATGGACGGTACCATGTGATCCGCAAGCTCGGCTGGGGCCACTTCTCCACCGTGTGGCTGTGCTTGGACATCCA AGGAAAGCGCTTTGTGGCCATGAAGGTGGTGAAGAGTGCTCAACATTACACTGAGACAGCGCTGGACGAGATCAAGCTGTTGCGATGT GTCAGGGAGAGTGACCCCAGTGACTCCAACAAGGACATGGTGGTACAGCTAATAGACGACTTCAAAATCTCTGGAGTCAATGGAACTC ATGTGTGCATGGTGTTTGAAGTGTTGGGTCACCACCTGCTCAAATGGATCATCAAGTCCAACTACCAGGGTCTGCCGCTGCCATGTGTAAAGAGCATTATCCGGCAG gtgcTGCAGGGACTGGACTACCTTCACAGAAAGTGCAAGATCATCCACACAGACATCAAGCCCGAGAACATCCTCATGTGCGTGGATGATGCTTTTATCCGCAGGATGGCCGTGGAGGCCACCGAGTGGCAGAGGGCTGGGGCGCCCCCTCCCTCTGGCTCCGCAG TCAGCACTGCTCCCCAGCTGAGGACA GTGGGAAAGATTTCCaagaataagaagaagaagctgAAGAAGAAGCAGAGGAGACAGGCCGAGCTGCTGGAGCGCCGCCTGCTGGAGATCGAGGCCTTGGAACGCGAGGCCGAGCAGCTGAGGGGAGAGTCTGGTGTGGTCGCCACCGCCGACAGcgaagaggaggatgaggaggaggaggttgaAGAGgcggaggaggacgaggaggaggaaggggacAGGGAACGGACAAGACATGCCCTGCTAACTAACCACACCT GCGCAGCACTGGATTACCGGCAGCCTCTGCAGGACCTATGTGGTGCTGAGGGGCCTGAGGACGGGGACACCGCAGAGAGAGAGCCCCCACCCAAGCCCGAAGGCAGACCCAGAGTGGAAGAAATAGCGGCGCAGGAGAAAGAGGTGGGCGAAGATCAAAACGTGGACCAGGAGAGAAGGAAGGTAAAGGCGGAGAGCAAGGAGCCTGTGGAGAAAGAAAGTCTGAATGAAGAGACAGTGAGCGAGGAAGAGAAGACGGAGAGCAAGAATGACAAAGAGAAAGAGGAAGAAGATGATGACGAGGATGAAGAAGAGGACGAagaagatgatgatgaggatgatgatgatgaagatgaagaagaagaggctgagaaaggaggagaggaggaAGGTCCAAAAGCAAATGGGCATGTAGTGCTGGAGGCTGAAGAGGTAgtgtgccccctggtggagtCGGAGCTTAGTATAACGGACAGGGATGTGTCCTTGAGCTGCTCCTATGACCTCTTTAATGGGGAAACTCCAGGGATTGTCAATGGGGCGCAGCACAGAGGTACCAGCCCTCGTTACCCAGAGCTGCCCCAGGACCCCTTACCCAGTGGGGAAATCCCTCTGCACAGCGCTCCTGCTGACCGCAGCCGTACTGTGTCCTCCTCAAGCACTGGGGACGCCCCCAAAGATCAGCCTCACACACCTCATCGACATGTTGCCAAAG CCAAGGCTCGTGCAGCAGATCTGCTGGTGAACCCTCTGGACCCCCGAAATGCTGACAACCTGAGAGTAAAGATTGCAGACCTTGGCAACGCCTGCTGGGTG CATAAACACTTTACTGAGGACATCCAGACACGGCAGTATCGCTCCATCGAGGTCCTGGTTGGGGCAGGCTACAGCACCCCCGCTGACATCTGGAGCACCGCTTGCATG GCATTCGAGCTCGCCACTGGAGACTATCTATTTGAACCACACTCTGGGGAGGACTATTCCCGGGATGAAG ACCACATAGCTCACATCATTGAGCTGTTGGGCTGCATCCCAAGACAATTTGCACTTTCCGGAAAATATTCCCGGGAATTCTTCAACCGGAGAG GGGAGCTGAGGCACATCACCAAGCTGAAACCCTGGTCATTGTTTGATGTGCTGGTGGAGAAGTATGGCTGGGCCCACGAAGATGCGGCCCACTTCACCCACTTCCTCCTGCCCATGCTGGAAATGGTCCCAGAGAAAAGAGCCACTGCTGGGGAGTGCCTCATGCACCCCTGGCTCACCTCGTAG
- the LOC125738425 gene encoding SRSF protein kinase 2-like isoform X3 — protein MSVNSEKSSSSERPDTQPKVPLVVPPPPPPPEPAAPPEPEEEILGSDDEEQEDPADYCKGGYHPVKIGDLFNGRYHVIRKLGWGHFSTVWLCLDIQGKRFVAMKVVKSAQHYTETALDEIKLLRCVRESDPSDSNKDMVVQLIDDFKISGVNGTHVCMVFEVLGHHLLKWIIKSNYQGLPLPCVKSIIRQVLQGLDYLHRKCKIIHTDIKPENILMCVDDAFIRRMAVEATEWQRAGAPPPSGSAVSTAPQLRTVGKISKNKKKKLKKKQRRQAELLERRLLEIEALEREAEQLRGESGVVATADSEEEDEEEEVEEAEEDEEEEGDRERTRHALLTNHTCAALDYRQPLQDLCGAEGPEDGDTAEREPPPKPEGRPRVEEIAAQEKEVGEDQNVDQERRKVKAESKEPVEKESLNEETVSEEEKTESKNDKEKEEEDDDEDEEEDEEDDDEDDDDEDEEEEAEKGGEEEGPKANGHVVLEAEEVVCPLVESELSITDRDVSLSCSYDLFNGETPGIVNGAQHRGTSPRYPELPQDPLPSGEIPLHSAPADRSRTVSSSSTGDAPKDQPHTPHRHVAKAKARAADLLVNPLDPRNADNLRVKIADLGNACWVHKHFTEDIQTRQYRSIEVLVGAGYSTPADIWSTACMAFELATGDYLFEPHSGEDYSRDEDHIAHIIELLGCIPRQFALSGKYSREFFNRRGELRHITKLKPWSLFDVLVEKYGWAHEDAAHFTHFLLPMLEMVPEKRATAGECLMHPWLTS, from the exons GCCAGATACTCAGCCAAAGGTTCCCTTGGTGGTCCCACCTCCGCCGCCACCACCAGAGCCTGCGGCCCCCCCAGAGCCGGAGGAGGAGATCCTGGGATCTGACGATGAGGAGCAGGAGGACCCTGCAGACTACTGCAAAG GGGGGTACCATCCGGTAAAGATCGGGGACCTGTTCAATGGACGGTACCATGTGATCCGCAAGCTCGGCTGGGGCCACTTCTCCACCGTGTGGCTGTGCTTGGACATCCA AGGAAAGCGCTTTGTGGCCATGAAGGTGGTGAAGAGTGCTCAACATTACACTGAGACAGCGCTGGACGAGATCAAGCTGTTGCGATGT GTCAGGGAGAGTGACCCCAGTGACTCCAACAAGGACATGGTGGTACAGCTAATAGACGACTTCAAAATCTCTGGAGTCAATGGAACTC ATGTGTGCATGGTGTTTGAAGTGTTGGGTCACCACCTGCTCAAATGGATCATCAAGTCCAACTACCAGGGTCTGCCGCTGCCATGTGTAAAGAGCATTATCCGGCAG gtgcTGCAGGGACTGGACTACCTTCACAGAAAGTGCAAGATCATCCACACAGACATCAAGCCCGAGAACATCCTCATGTGCGTGGATGATGCTTTTATCCGCAGGATGGCCGTGGAGGCCACCGAGTGGCAGAGGGCTGGGGCGCCCCCTCCCTCTGGCTCCGCAG TCAGCACTGCTCCCCAGCTGAGGACA GTGGGAAAGATTTCCaagaataagaagaagaagctgAAGAAGAAGCAGAGGAGACAGGCCGAGCTGCTGGAGCGCCGCCTGCTGGAGATCGAGGCCTTGGAACGCGAGGCCGAGCAGCTGAGGGGAGAGTCTGGTGTGGTCGCCACCGCCGACAGcgaagaggaggatgaggaggaggaggttgaAGAGgcggaggaggacgaggaggaggaaggggacAGGGAACGGACAAGACATGCCCTGCTAACTAACCACACCT GCGCAGCACTGGATTACCGGCAGCCTCTGCAGGACCTATGTGGTGCTGAGGGGCCTGAGGACGGGGACACCGCAGAGAGAGAGCCCCCACCCAAGCCCGAAGGCAGACCCAGAGTGGAAGAAATAGCGGCGCAGGAGAAAGAGGTGGGCGAAGATCAAAACGTGGACCAGGAGAGAAGGAAGGTAAAGGCGGAGAGCAAGGAGCCTGTGGAGAAAGAAAGTCTGAATGAAGAGACAGTGAGCGAGGAAGAGAAGACGGAGAGCAAGAATGACAAAGAGAAAGAGGAAGAAGATGATGACGAGGATGAAGAAGAGGACGAagaagatgatgatgaggatgatgatgatgaagatgaagaagaagaggctgagaaaggaggagaggaggaAGGTCCAAAAGCAAATGGGCATGTAGTGCTGGAGGCTGAAGAGGTAgtgtgccccctggtggagtCGGAGCTTAGTATAACGGACAGGGATGTGTCCTTGAGCTGCTCCTATGACCTCTTTAATGGGGAAACTCCAGGGATTGTCAATGGGGCGCAGCACAGAGGTACCAGCCCTCGTTACCCAGAGCTGCCCCAGGACCCCTTACCCAGTGGGGAAATCCCTCTGCACAGCGCTCCTGCTGACCGCAGCCGTACTGTGTCCTCCTCAAGCACTGGGGACGCCCCCAAAGATCAGCCTCACACACCTCATCGACATGTTGCCAAAG CCAAGGCTCGTGCAGCAGATCTGCTGGTGAACCCTCTGGACCCCCGAAATGCTGACAACCTGAGAGTAAAGATTGCAGACCTTGGCAACGCCTGCTGGGTG CATAAACACTTTACTGAGGACATCCAGACACGGCAGTATCGCTCCATCGAGGTCCTGGTTGGGGCAGGCTACAGCACCCCCGCTGACATCTGGAGCACCGCTTGCATG GCATTCGAGCTCGCCACTGGAGACTATCTATTTGAACCACACTCTGGGGAGGACTATTCCCGGGATGAAG ACCACATAGCTCACATCATTGAGCTGTTGGGCTGCATCCCAAGACAATTTGCACTTTCCGGAAAATATTCCCGGGAATTCTTCAACCGGAGAG GGGAGCTGAGGCACATCACCAAGCTGAAACCCTGGTCATTGTTTGATGTGCTGGTGGAGAAGTATGGCTGGGCCCACGAAGATGCGGCCCACTTCACCCACTTCCTCCTGCCCATGCTGGAAATGGTCCCAGAGAAAAGAGCCACTGCTGGGGAGTGCCTCATGCACCCCTGGCTCACCTCGTAG